In one window of Streptosporangium album DNA:
- a CDS encoding tyrosine-type recombinase/integrase has protein sequence MTCISVENFAVTTGPPSPPEPAPAAGPTAAAAVERFLDSLTTTTTRAGYAETLTRLIAAAGAQFPAAALQPEHYAAVMARWNTAVAATWNRHLSALVSFTTWAQRQDLLATNPARRLQRRKSARRGDRAIPRTRLESLFTDPAHALRERVLWRLLYDTAARAEEILTLNVEDLDLEFRRARVVSKGGAIEYVHWATPTARLLPRLLAGRTSGPVFLADRRAPASGPRTPAAADIDPATGRGRLSYPRAEYLFKTASAQLDPHRQGWTLHQLRHSALQHLAQAGRTAPELQAKSRHQHLASLGRYVRLGEKTSARVTAEADPIQRRRPR, from the coding sequence TTGACCTGCATATCCGTCGAAAATTTCGCCGTTACTACCGGGCCCCCCAGCCCGCCCGAACCGGCCCCCGCCGCCGGGCCGACGGCCGCGGCCGCCGTCGAGCGTTTCCTCGACTCCCTCACCACGACCACCACCCGCGCCGGCTACGCCGAGACCCTCACCCGACTGATCGCCGCAGCCGGCGCCCAGTTCCCGGCCGCAGCCCTGCAACCCGAGCACTACGCGGCGGTGATGGCCCGCTGGAACACCGCGGTGGCCGCCACCTGGAACCGGCACCTGTCCGCGCTGGTCTCCTTCACCACCTGGGCCCAGCGCCAGGACCTGCTGGCCACCAACCCGGCCCGGCGACTGCAGCGCCGCAAGAGCGCCCGCCGTGGCGACCGTGCCATCCCGCGCACCCGGCTGGAGTCGCTGTTCACCGATCCTGCGCACGCTCTGCGCGAAAGGGTGCTCTGGCGGCTGCTGTATGACACGGCTGCGCGCGCCGAGGAGATCCTCACGCTCAACGTTGAAGATCTCGACCTGGAGTTCCGCCGCGCCCGGGTGGTCTCCAAGGGCGGCGCGATCGAGTACGTGCACTGGGCCACCCCCACCGCCCGGCTGCTGCCCCGCCTGCTGGCCGGCCGCACCAGCGGACCGGTCTTCCTGGCCGACCGGCGTGCTCCTGCCTCCGGCCCGCGAACACCCGCGGCCGCCGACATCGACCCTGCCACAGGACGCGGACGACTGTCCTACCCACGCGCCGAATACCTGTTCAAGACCGCCTCGGCCCAGCTCGACCCGCACCGGCAGGGGTGGACGCTGCACCAGCTCCGCCACAGCGCGCTGCAGCATCTGGCCCAAGCCGGCCGCACCGCGCCCGAACTGCAGGCCAAGAGCCGCCACCAGCACCTGGCCAGCCTCGGCCGCTACGTCCGCCTCGGCGAGAAAACCTCCGCCCGCGTCACCGCCGAAGCCGACCCCATCCAGCGCCGCCGTCCACGCTGA
- a CDS encoding HEAT repeat domain-containing protein codes for MLIGDVARRSGVSARMLRHYDSLGLVRPTGRTDAGYREYSSEDIRRIFHIESLRSLGLSLREVRRALDDPGFTPSELVDDLIRQTRERIAGETELLTRLRRIDAAEPAGWEDVLQIVVLLQALGSKSAGKRQRAALSSVEKVPVPVEALVEAALSETDPNVAGALRWALAQSGDGGLALLAEGLGSPVAEVRKRAVQSIAEIPNGEATALLQDALANPDIVVRRYAALALGARGVADAVPTLVDMVVEGTNDVDAADALSALASRPALADQIATRLVDCLAHGTVESSARRRLTQALADIPGITASRALADLSHDEDRAVALTAAYILGIRNAR; via the coding sequence GTGTTGATCGGTGATGTGGCACGACGGTCCGGGGTCAGCGCCCGCATGCTCAGGCATTACGACTCGCTCGGCCTGGTGCGGCCAACGGGTCGTACCGACGCTGGCTATCGAGAGTACTCCAGCGAGGACATCCGGCGGATCTTCCATATCGAGAGCCTGCGGTCATTGGGGCTGTCGCTGCGTGAAGTCAGGCGCGCGCTCGATGATCCCGGCTTCACGCCCTCAGAACTCGTCGACGACCTCATCCGCCAGACGCGAGAACGCATCGCAGGTGAGACGGAGCTGCTCACGCGACTCCGTCGGATCGATGCCGCGGAACCCGCCGGCTGGGAGGACGTCCTCCAGATCGTTGTACTCCTCCAGGCGTTGGGGTCAAAGAGCGCTGGGAAGCGCCAGCGCGCGGCCTTGTCCTCAGTTGAAAAGGTTCCGGTGCCAGTGGAAGCACTGGTCGAGGCAGCGCTGAGCGAGACGGACCCGAACGTCGCCGGAGCCCTTCGATGGGCTTTGGCGCAATCGGGCGATGGCGGATTGGCGCTGCTGGCGGAGGGCCTCGGCTCACCAGTAGCCGAGGTGCGGAAACGTGCCGTCCAGTCCATCGCTGAGATTCCGAACGGTGAGGCGACCGCACTGCTGCAGGACGCCCTCGCGAACCCCGACATCGTGGTCCGCAGGTATGCAGCTCTGGCGCTCGGGGCACGTGGAGTAGCCGACGCGGTCCCGACGCTCGTCGATATGGTCGTCGAGGGGACGAATGACGTCGATGCAGCCGATGCACTGAGCGCGCTGGCGAGTCGTCCCGCGTTGGCGGATCAGATCGCTACCAGGCTCGTTGATTGCCTCGCCCACGGCACCGTTGAATCGTCTGCACGTCGACGGCTGACACAGGCGCTCGCGGATATCCCGGGAATCACAGCGTCACGTGCCCTCGCAGATCTGTCACATGACGAAGACCGTGCCGTTGCGCTTACTGCGGCATACATTCTCGGGATACGCAACGCACGATAA
- a CDS encoding HEAT repeat domain-containing protein — MTVPKQDTDTIRAFQGLEDSRSSVRLRAALAVGTTPDPRFIDKLIERCAIEPEFYVRDMLTWALTRHSASMTVPELLNEVRSERAQARSQVLHTLSKIGDRQAWPAITRALLSDADDEVARSAWRAAVVLVPEGEEPELAAVLSTQLGRGEREMQLSLSRALIALGEVILPTLRAAMTDLDPRVRAHAIATERLLRDPDAGFEFAIEEAKRVVALGRTSQEG, encoded by the coding sequence ATGACCGTGCCGAAACAGGACACGGATACGATTCGAGCTTTCCAGGGGCTGGAGGACAGCCGCTCGTCAGTGCGGCTGCGGGCAGCGCTAGCGGTCGGCACGACCCCTGACCCGCGGTTCATCGACAAGCTCATCGAACGATGCGCGATCGAACCCGAATTCTACGTGCGCGACATGCTTACGTGGGCACTCACCCGCCACTCGGCATCAATGACGGTCCCAGAGCTTCTCAATGAAGTCCGCTCGGAGCGTGCGCAGGCACGGAGCCAGGTGTTGCACACGCTGTCCAAGATCGGAGATCGGCAAGCGTGGCCAGCGATCACACGGGCGCTTCTGTCCGACGCCGACGATGAGGTGGCGCGGAGCGCTTGGCGGGCAGCGGTCGTGCTCGTGCCCGAAGGTGAAGAGCCCGAGCTGGCCGCAGTGTTGTCGACACAGCTCGGGCGCGGCGAACGTGAGATGCAGCTGAGCCTCAGCCGGGCGCTGATCGCGCTCGGTGAGGTGATTTTGCCAACTCTGCGCGCTGCGATGACGGATCTCGACCCTCGCGTGCGCGCGCACGCGATCGCCACGGAACGGCTGTTGCGCGACCCGGATGCCGGATTCGAGTTCGCGATCGAGGAGGCGAAGCGCGTCGTAGCCCTCGGCAGGACCAGCCAGGAGGGGTGA
- a CDS encoding ABC transporter ATP-binding protein encodes MPVIEVTGLCKSYGGRPVVDGVSFAVEEGEIFGVLGPNGAGKTTTVECVEGLRAPDAGQVRVAGFDPLTERQDVTRILGVQLQQSALQENLTVREALQLYSAFYPAPADWRQLAERLGLTDRLDARFGTLSGGQRQRLSIALALIGAPKVVVLDELTTGLDPRARRDTWKLIEDVRDSGVTILLVTHFMEEAQRLCDRIAVLDAGKIVALDTPAGLIRRTDAATVITFTPSRPIGDLDLAALPAVVSVRQAADGQVSVRGTDETVGTLIALLARHQITAHHLQVTNPTLDDAFLHLTEQET; translated from the coding sequence ATGCCCGTCATCGAAGTCACCGGACTGTGCAAGTCCTACGGGGGCCGGCCCGTGGTCGACGGTGTCTCCTTCGCCGTCGAGGAAGGCGAGATCTTCGGCGTGCTCGGCCCGAACGGTGCCGGCAAGACGACCACGGTCGAGTGCGTCGAAGGGTTGCGGGCGCCTGACGCCGGGCAGGTGCGGGTGGCCGGCTTCGACCCGCTCACCGAGCGTCAGGACGTTACCCGGATCCTCGGCGTGCAACTCCAGCAGAGCGCGCTGCAGGAGAACCTGACCGTCCGCGAGGCACTGCAGCTGTACAGCGCCTTCTACCCGGCCCCGGCCGACTGGCGGCAGCTGGCCGAACGGCTCGGCCTGACCGACCGGCTCGACGCCCGCTTCGGCACGCTCTCCGGTGGTCAGCGGCAGCGCCTGTCCATCGCGCTCGCTCTCATCGGCGCTCCCAAGGTCGTCGTGCTGGACGAGCTCACCACGGGACTCGATCCGCGCGCCCGGCGCGACACCTGGAAACTGATCGAGGATGTGCGCGACTCCGGGGTGACCATCCTCCTGGTCACCCACTTCATGGAGGAGGCCCAGCGCCTGTGCGACCGGATCGCCGTCCTCGACGCGGGCAAGATCGTCGCCCTCGACACGCCCGCCGGGCTGATCCGCCGCACCGACGCCGCCACGGTCATCACCTTCACCCCCTCCCGCCCCATCGGCGACCTCGACCTGGCCGCGCTGCCCGCTGTCGTGTCCGTGCGGCAAGCTGCGGACGGCCAGGTGAGCGTGCGCGGCACGGACGAGACGGTCGGGACGCTGATCGCCCTGCTCGCCAGGCACCAGATCACGGCACACCACCTCCAGGTCACCAACCCCACCCTGGACGACGCCTTCCTCCACCTCACCGAACAGGAGACCTGA
- a CDS encoding ABC transporter permease: MSASTAVLKAEARLIGRNRAGVFWVVAFPTLLLIILGLLPTFRAADAALGGLRMVDAYVPALLLAVIMSGTQVMPGFLISYREQGILRRMSTTPVRPLTLLTAQIVLHAVVALGSAVLVIAAGRLIHGVSLPRHLPGYVAALVLATLAALALGTIIAAFVPNTKLATTVATIAFFPLAISAGLWGPVQVLPEIARRIIEFTPFGAAAQALDQAMRGHWPDWSLLGVTALWSVVLIAAAARWFRWE; encoded by the coding sequence ATGTCCGCGTCCACCGCCGTGCTGAAAGCCGAGGCCCGCCTCATCGGCCGTAACCGTGCGGGGGTGTTCTGGGTCGTGGCCTTTCCCACCCTGCTGCTGATCATCCTCGGCCTGCTGCCGACCTTCCGGGCGGCCGACGCGGCACTCGGCGGCCTGCGGATGGTCGATGCCTACGTCCCCGCGCTGCTGCTCGCCGTGATCATGTCCGGTACGCAGGTCATGCCGGGGTTCCTGATCAGCTATCGGGAGCAGGGGATCCTGCGCCGCATGTCCACCACGCCGGTACGGCCGCTCACCCTCCTGACGGCGCAGATCGTTCTGCACGCCGTCGTCGCCCTCGGCTCGGCGGTCCTCGTGATCGCCGCTGGCCGGCTCATCCACGGCGTATCGCTCCCGCGGCACCTGCCCGGGTACGTGGCGGCCCTCGTCCTGGCCACCCTGGCTGCGCTCGCGCTCGGCACGATCATCGCCGCGTTCGTCCCGAACACGAAGCTCGCCACCACGGTCGCCACGATCGCCTTCTTCCCGCTGGCCATCTCCGCGGGACTGTGGGGACCGGTCCAGGTCCTGCCGGAGATCGCCCGGCGCATCATCGAGTTCACCCCGTTCGGGGCGGCTGCCCAGGCGCTCGACCAGGCGATGCGCGGCCACTGGCCCGACTGGTCGCTGCTGGGCGTGACGGCGCTGTGGAGCGTCGTCCTGATCGCCGCAGCCGCACGATGGTTCCGCTGGGAGTGA
- a CDS encoding transposase, producing the protein MTGGDRKDGTATAHTAHQYLGSVGKIENGIVAVTTLWADERVYYPLHAVPYTPAARLPRGRSDPAFRTKPQLAAALAGRAQAAAVPFRALVADCAYGDNAAFTAELWAAGLAVRARAQAAPGLLGSGG; encoded by the coding sequence ATGACAGGAGGGGACCGCAAGGACGGCACCGCCACCGCGCACACCGCCCACCAGTATCTGGGCTCGGTCGGGAAGATCGAGAACGGGATCGTGGCAGTGACCACACTCTGGGCCGACGAGCGGGTCTACTACCCGCTGCACGCGGTGCCCTACACCCCCGCCGCTCGGCTGCCTCGCGGCCGCAGCGATCCGGCATTTCGCACCAAGCCGCAGCTCGCGGCCGCTCTGGCAGGTCGGGCTCAGGCCGCCGCCGTGCCGTTTCGGGCGCTGGTGGCCGACTGCGCCTACGGCGACAATGCGGCCTTCACCGCTGAACTGTGGGCCGCTGGATTGGCCGTTCGTGCTCGCGCTCAAGCCGCACCAGGGCTCCTGGGCTCCGGTGGATGA
- a CDS encoding helix-turn-helix domain-containing protein, which translates to MPKLLHARAPRDGEEERQIRKLAGARHAPADWIQRAQIVVLSWEEMRGPAIAAMLGCHPETVRRRLRRFNAEGIDGLGDRPGPGRRPRITQAERSQLIALVKTTPPGQLRWEPWGELEADDEDGPAVWTLDALTAAAREQGIDIHRSQVRRILLKEGVRWRRTRSWTTSKDPDFAAKERRSSACTPTRRTARSSSAPTSWGR; encoded by the coding sequence ATGCCGAAACTGCTGCACGCTCGAGCGCCGCGAGACGGCGAGGAGGAACGCCAGATCCGTAAACTCGCCGGTGCCCGGCACGCCCCGGCCGACTGGATCCAGCGCGCCCAGATCGTCGTGTTGAGCTGGGAGGAGATGCGCGGCCCGGCCATCGCCGCGATGCTGGGCTGTCATCCGGAGACCGTGCGCCGCCGGTTGCGCCGCTTCAACGCCGAAGGCATCGACGGGCTCGGTGACCGGCCCGGGCCCGGTCGCAGACCGCGGATCACCCAAGCCGAACGATCGCAGCTCATCGCGCTGGTCAAGACGACACCGCCCGGGCAGCTGCGCTGGGAGCCCTGGGGTGAGCTGGAGGCCGACGACGAGGATGGGCCGGCGGTGTGGACCCTGGATGCCCTCACCGCCGCCGCCCGTGAGCAGGGCATCGACATTCACCGTTCCCAGGTGCGCCGGATCCTTCTGAAAGAGGGGGTGAGATGGCGCCGCACCCGGTCCTGGACCACCAGCAAGGACCCGGACTTCGCCGCAAAAGAACGCAGGTCGTCGGCCTGTACACCGACCCGCCGGACGGCGCGGTCGTCGTCTGCGCCGACGAGCTGGGGCCGGTGA
- a CDS encoding transposase — MTPRTFGPAPAWSADGHRIKAPLEYFRGPDKTWVYGALRVADGAAVTMTAASRNSDCYQRFLQRLEDANPGHGDIWVIADNLSGHNSLATRTWPADHPRIQHAFIPVGACRLNLQEAWWRIFRHHALAGVSFADSKDIDHATRIATAQLNQRAKPWVWGRPPPAPRHLRRQFVYSL, encoded by the coding sequence GTGACCCCGCGTACCTTCGGCCCCGCGCCCGCCTGGTCCGCCGACGGCCACCGGATCAAAGCGCCGCTGGAATACTTCCGCGGCCCCGACAAGACCTGGGTGTACGGTGCGCTGCGCGTCGCCGACGGCGCCGCGGTCACCATGACCGCCGCCTCCCGCAACAGCGACTGCTACCAGCGGTTCCTGCAACGACTCGAGGACGCCAACCCCGGCCACGGTGACATCTGGGTGATCGCCGACAACCTGTCCGGTCACAACAGCCTCGCCACCCGCACATGGCCGGCCGACCATCCCCGCATCCAGCACGCGTTCATCCCCGTCGGCGCCTGCCGGCTCAATCTGCAGGAGGCGTGGTGGCGGATCTTCCGCCACCATGCCCTGGCCGGAGTGTCCTTCGCTGATAGCAAGGACATCGACCACGCCACCCGCATCGCCACCGCCCAGCTCAACCAGCGGGCCAAACCCTGGGTCTGGGGACGGCCACCACCGGCCCCCAGACACCTACGCCGCCAGTTCGTCTACAGCCTTTGA
- a CDS encoding DUF4158 domain-containing protein, whose product MLKYLDWKPVPTRGETLKELEQFFLDRAMEHDTPSLLFHQAAEHLISSKVVRPGAVVLMKMVGSARNAAGALTSEKVDHLLTGPIRADVDRLLVFDEELGMTRLAWLTTPAVEATAAAVKVAIAKLRYLRGMDAHRLDLSMLPTERRRFLATLGRRSTVQGLQRRGERRYPILLALVAQSAVD is encoded by the coding sequence GTGCTGAAGTACCTGGACTGGAAACCGGTTCCCACCAGGGGCGAGACGCTGAAGGAGCTGGAGCAGTTCTTTCTTGACCGGGCGATGGAGCACGACACGCCGTCGCTGCTGTTCCACCAGGCGGCCGAGCATCTGATCAGCTCGAAGGTGGTCCGGCCCGGTGCGGTCGTGTTAATGAAGATGGTCGGGTCGGCGCGTAACGCGGCGGGGGCGTTGACATCGGAGAAGGTCGATCATCTGTTGACCGGACCGATACGAGCGGATGTGGACCGGCTGCTGGTGTTCGACGAGGAGCTGGGGATGACCCGGCTGGCGTGGTTGACGACGCCGGCGGTGGAGGCGACGGCCGCGGCGGTGAAGGTCGCGATCGCCAAGCTGCGGTATCTGCGCGGGATGGACGCCCACCGTCTGGATCTGTCGATGCTGCCGACCGAGCGGCGCCGGTTCCTGGCGACGTTGGGGCGGCGGTCGACGGTGCAGGGGCTTCAGCGGCGCGGGGAGCGCCGCTATCCGATCCTGCTGGCGCTGGTCGCCCAGTCGGCGGTCGACTAG
- a CDS encoding DUF4158 domain-containing protein, with protein sequence MERLRSYPDIGREELIRFFTLTRKDLGFIDNLSRGGGRGSAARLGLAVQLCTLPWLGFVPDDIWSVPQAAVQRLANQLAVFREPWSRTGGGRRPVVII encoded by the coding sequence ATGGAGCGGCTGCGGTCGTATCCGGACATCGGCAGGGAGGAGTTGATCAGGTTTTTCACGTTGACGCGGAAGGATCTGGGGTTCATCGACAACTTGAGTCGGGGCGGGGGCCGGGGTTCGGCGGCGCGCTTGGGGTTGGCGGTGCAGCTGTGCACGTTGCCGTGGCTGGGGTTCGTGCCGGATGACATCTGGTCGGTGCCGCAGGCGGCGGTGCAGCGGCTGGCGAACCAGCTGGCGGTGTTTCGGGAGCCCTGGAGCCGGACGGGGGGCGGGCGCAGACCCGTAGTGATCATTTGA
- a CDS encoding helix-turn-helix domain-containing protein — MPGGRLTHEDRRQIAIWLAEGLGYAEIARRLGRPTSTISREVARNSAPGGYLADRAQQAAGQRARRRPVQATEPPADGRPAESVRGFVEQFATLLVGTGLPRMPARVFVCLLASDSGSLTSAELVRQLQVSPASVSKAIGYLEEIELVRRTQDSGRRERYVIDDDVWLRAFKADTGAHAEVAAAARHGIEIFGVGTPAGTRLGQMAQFFTWISEQMNDSGLTDAVVHDALTVLAALVYAARPLTVDDLATALDWPIQRAADALDAISRRPILSDPLTMEQVGRGAYAITPRPDRLSSAQRDALIVSPRSTRGTRK, encoded by the coding sequence ATGCCCGGAGGCAGGCTGACCCACGAGGATCGCCGGCAGATCGCGATCTGGCTGGCCGAAGGGCTGGGATACGCCGAGATCGCCCGGCGGCTGGGCAGGCCCACATCCACGATCAGCCGCGAAGTGGCACGCAACAGCGCGCCCGGCGGCTACCTGGCCGACCGCGCCCAGCAGGCCGCCGGGCAGCGCGCCCGCCGCAGACCAGTTCAAGCCACGGAGCCACCAGCCGACGGGCGGCCGGCCGAGTCCGTGCGCGGTTTCGTGGAGCAGTTCGCGACGCTGCTGGTCGGGACCGGCCTTCCCCGGATGCCCGCTCGCGTGTTCGTCTGCCTGCTCGCCTCCGACTCCGGGAGCCTGACGTCCGCCGAGCTCGTACGCCAGCTACAGGTCAGCCCGGCGTCGGTGTCCAAGGCCATCGGCTACCTCGAGGAGATCGAGCTGGTCAGGCGCACACAGGATTCCGGCCGCCGCGAACGGTACGTCATCGACGACGATGTCTGGCTCCGGGCGTTCAAAGCCGACACCGGGGCACACGCCGAGGTCGCGGCGGCCGCGCGGCACGGGATCGAGATCTTCGGCGTCGGCACGCCCGCCGGCACCCGGCTGGGCCAGATGGCTCAGTTCTTCACCTGGATCAGCGAGCAGATGAACGACAGCGGCCTCACCGACGCCGTCGTGCACGACGCGCTGACAGTGCTGGCCGCGCTGGTGTACGCCGCTCGGCCACTTACCGTGGACGACCTCGCCACGGCACTGGACTGGCCCATCCAGCGGGCGGCCGACGCCCTGGACGCGATCAGCCGTCGTCCGATCCTCTCCGACCCGCTCACCATGGAGCAGGTCGGGCGCGGCGCGTACGCCATCACCCCGAGGCCGGACCGCCTGAGCTCCGCACAACGCGACGCACTGATCGTCAGTCCGCGCTCGACCCGAGGGACTCGAAAATGA
- a CDS encoding serine hydrolase, producing MARALDVTRMRARVSELLAEYRIPSAAIGVLRDGEITDFAVGVKNISTREPATTDTIYQCGSVSKTWTALAFMQLVDEGKVALDEPVRTYLPDFRVADPGVSAKVTPRHLLNHTNGIEENYGDPGEDDDVYERMVENIAGACQVHPLGHTHGYSAALGYAILARIMEVIDGKRWDDIMKDRLFDLLGLTSTSSRREHADQNRAATGYLIRSLEEGPIFSPLGHLPRSFGPGGNVNTTARELLTMAYVFLNEGKAPNGTRIVSPGIIREMTESRVPIPDPYMFGPEWALGLIVCDWHGQTVYAHDGSAVSQSARLRILPESNIAVSMLANAGPRDSFYRKVFNEILADLGAVTIPDLPEPDPTLALDLSRYEGSYERPGTRYEVAADRGKLHLKFTLNPMEAQLLNKPEQLDYELSPISETHFLMPSDDPLEDPQTVAIYDFKNGAAQYLHINCRVNPRVNEEDATMHVMAVSTISDNDGFWDSLKKAYGQLPKGSKWTLAVTSTDGTKAVNVIVHDSIDGVRSFFEDHAGPFATTEYFEADASNAVGLPTK from the coding sequence ATGGCAAGAGCGTTGGATGTGACCCGGATGCGAGCTCGCGTCTCCGAGCTGCTCGCGGAGTACCGGATTCCGAGTGCCGCGATCGGCGTCCTCCGCGACGGGGAGATCACCGACTTCGCGGTCGGCGTCAAGAACATCTCCACGCGGGAGCCCGCGACGACCGACACCATCTACCAGTGCGGCTCCGTATCCAAGACATGGACCGCCCTCGCCTTCATGCAGCTCGTCGACGAGGGGAAAGTCGCCCTGGACGAGCCGGTGCGGACCTACCTCCCTGATTTCCGGGTCGCCGACCCCGGCGTCAGCGCCAAGGTCACACCCCGCCATCTCCTCAACCACACCAACGGCATCGAGGAGAACTACGGAGATCCGGGCGAGGACGACGACGTGTACGAGCGCATGGTGGAGAACATCGCCGGCGCATGCCAGGTCCACCCCTTGGGCCACACTCACGGCTACAGCGCGGCCCTGGGCTACGCGATCCTCGCCCGCATCATGGAGGTGATCGACGGCAAGCGGTGGGACGACATCATGAAGGATCGCCTGTTCGACCTCTTGGGACTGACCTCGACGAGCAGCCGGCGTGAGCACGCGGACCAGAACCGGGCCGCGACCGGATACCTGATCCGATCCCTCGAAGAGGGACCCATCTTCTCACCGCTGGGTCACCTGCCGCGCTCCTTCGGCCCCGGAGGCAACGTCAACACGACAGCCCGGGAATTGCTCACGATGGCGTACGTCTTCCTTAACGAAGGAAAGGCGCCGAACGGGACCAGAATCGTCTCACCCGGCATCATCCGCGAGATGACGGAGTCGCGGGTCCCCATACCTGACCCGTACATGTTCGGGCCGGAATGGGCACTCGGCCTCATCGTGTGCGATTGGCACGGCCAAACCGTCTACGCCCACGACGGCAGCGCAGTCAGCCAGAGCGCCCGCCTGCGGATCCTGCCGGAATCGAACATCGCCGTCTCGATGCTGGCGAACGCCGGGCCGCGCGACAGCTTCTACCGGAAGGTGTTCAACGAAATCCTGGCCGACCTCGGCGCGGTCACGATCCCCGACCTGCCGGAGCCCGACCCGACCCTGGCCCTCGATCTGTCCAGGTACGAAGGCTCCTACGAGCGCCCCGGCACCCGCTACGAAGTGGCGGCCGACCGCGGAAAACTCCACCTCAAATTCACCCTGAACCCCATGGAGGCGCAACTCCTCAATAAACCAGAACAGCTCGACTACGAGCTGTCCCCGATCAGCGAGACCCACTTCTTGATGCCTTCGGACGATCCGCTCGAGGACCCTCAGACCGTCGCGATCTACGACTTCAAGAATGGTGCCGCACAGTATCTTCACATCAATTGCCGAGTAAATCCGAGAGTCAATGAGGAGGATGCCACGATGCACGTCATGGCTGTTTCCACGATTTCCGACAACGACGGTTTCTGGGATTCCCTGAAGAAGGCGTACGGCCAGCTTCCCAAGGGTTCCAAGTGGACGCTGGCGGTGACGAGCACCGACGGGACCAAGGCAGTGAACGTCATCGTCCATGACTCGATCGACGGCGTCAGGAGCTTCTTCGAGGATCACGCCGGCCCCTTCGCTACGACGGAATACTTCGAGGCCGACGCGTCCAACGCGGTCGGCCTCCCCACGAAGTAG
- a CDS encoding transposase, whose translation MTPRTFGPAPAWSADGHRIKAPLEYFRGPDKTWVYGALRVADGAAVTMTAASRNSDCYQRFLQRLEDADPGHGDIWVIADNLSGHNSLATRTWPADHPRIQHAFIPVGACRLNLQEAWWRIFRHHALAGVSFADSKDIDHATRIATAQLNQRAKPWVWGRPPPAPRRLRRQFVYSL comes from the coding sequence GTGACTCCGCGTACCTTCGGCCCCGCGCCCGCCTGGTCCGCCGACGGCCACCGGATCAAAGCGCCGCTGGAATACTTCCGCGGCCCCGACAAGACCTGGGTGTACGGTGCGCTGCGCGTCGCCGACGGCGCCGCGGTCACCATGACCGCCGCCTCCCGCAACAGCGACTGCTACCAGCGGTTCCTGCAACGACTCGAGGACGCCGACCCCGGCCACGGTGACATCTGGGTGATCGCCGACAACCTGTCCGGTCACAACAGCCTCGCCACCCGCACATGGCCGGCCGACCATCCCCGCATCCAGCACGCGTTCATCCCGGTCGGCGCCTGCCGGCTCAATCTGCAGGAGGCGTGGTGGCGGATCTTCCGCCACCATGCCCTGGCCGGAGTGTCCTTCGCTGATAGCAAGGACATCGACCACGCCACCCGCATCGCCACCGCCCAGCTCAACCAGCGGGCCAAACCCTGGGTCTGGGGACGGCCACCACCGGCCCCCAGACGCCTACGCCGCCAGTTCGTCTACAGCCTTTGA